The Mycobacteriales bacterium genome window below encodes:
- a CDS encoding phosphatase: MSLPDRDLRDHLVRHRIAGEVATSREDNLRNAARLAEGRDGYGFGVRLSRRWSTDEVVDVMVERVGIRADRDHVEGPDTIDPDLTLAALDRWRDRLRLAAARRERVLVATGHPTGVLSLHLAVAVHLAAAGCEVLDPHLEWRWPWPEPSAWARGRQRHVRSLHGVQVLASGGELLHTHAPEPMEAVLAGLSVVPDLVVADHGWAGAAASQGIETLALADCNDPALFVGEAEGLPLVTVPLDDNVAPRLYRPLWEHVLS; encoded by the coding sequence GTGAGCCTGCCCGACCGCGACCTGCGTGATCATCTCGTCAGGCACCGGATCGCCGGCGAGGTCGCGACCAGCCGCGAGGACAACCTGCGCAACGCCGCCCGGCTCGCCGAGGGCCGTGACGGCTACGGCTTCGGTGTGCGGCTGTCGCGCCGCTGGAGCACCGACGAGGTCGTCGACGTGATGGTCGAGCGGGTCGGCATCAGGGCCGACCGCGACCACGTCGAGGGGCCCGACACGATCGACCCCGACCTCACCCTCGCGGCGCTCGACCGCTGGCGCGACCGGTTGCGCCTCGCGGCCGCCCGCCGCGAGCGGGTGCTCGTCGCCACGGGCCACCCGACCGGGGTGCTCAGCCTGCACCTCGCCGTCGCGGTCCACCTCGCCGCGGCCGGGTGCGAGGTCCTCGACCCGCACCTCGAGTGGCGGTGGCCCTGGCCGGAGCCCAGCGCGTGGGCCCGCGGCCGGCAGCGCCACGTCCGGTCCCTGCACGGCGTGCAGGTGCTCGCCAGCGGCGGGGAGCTGCTCCACACCCACGCGCCCGAGCCGATGGAGGCGGTGCTCGCGGGCCTGTCCGTCGTACCCGACCTCGTGGTCGCCGACCACGGGTGGGCAGGCGCGGCGGCCAGTCAGGGGATCGAGACGCTCGCCCTGGCCGACTGCAACGACCCGGCGCTGTTCGTCGGCGAGGCCGAGGGGCTGCCGCTGGTCACCGTGCCGCTCGACGACAACGTCGCCCCGCGGCTCTACCGCCCCCTGTGGGAGCACGTCCTGTCCTGA
- a CDS encoding AURKAIP1/COX24 domain-containing protein → MGSVIKKRRKRMAKKKHRKLLKKTRVQRRNKK, encoded by the coding sequence GTGGGTTCCGTCATCAAGAAGCGCCGCAAGCGGATGGCCAAGAAGAAGCACCGCAAGCTGCTGAAGAAGACCCGCGTCCAGCGTCGCAACAAGAAGTAG
- a CDS encoding acetoin utilization protein AcuC, whose translation MSTSTLVVWDDVFGDYDFGPTHPLRPLRLELTMALSRQLGVLGRPGVEVRAPRSASDELLELVHDKAYVGAVKRAPDDIMGRLSARYGLGTGDNPVFARMHEAAALVTGATVDAARAVWEGTHQHAVNISGGLHHAMRDRASGFCVYDDPAVAIAWLLSAGAQRVAYVDVDVHHGDGVEAAFYDDPRVLTVSLHESGRTLFPGSGWADQVGGPAAVGSNVNVALPAGTDDPGWLSAFSAVVPPVLRAFDPQVLVTQHGCDTHSLDPLAHLEMSVDGQRAAYGALHRLAHELCGGRWVALGGGGYEPVQVVPRAWTHLLAEVTGAPVDGATPLDWRDLAQTRGGELAPTSLTDGRDVSWPVWSDGDSAVDRAIRETVRHAFPAMGIG comes from the coding sequence GTGAGCACCTCGACGCTGGTCGTCTGGGACGACGTCTTCGGCGACTACGACTTCGGCCCGACGCACCCGCTCCGGCCGCTCCGCCTCGAGCTCACGATGGCGCTGTCCCGCCAGCTCGGCGTCCTCGGCCGCCCGGGCGTCGAGGTCCGTGCGCCGCGCTCCGCGAGCGACGAGCTGCTCGAGCTGGTCCACGACAAGGCGTACGTCGGAGCCGTCAAGCGGGCGCCCGACGACATCATGGGGCGGCTGTCGGCGCGCTACGGCCTCGGCACCGGCGACAACCCCGTCTTCGCCCGGATGCACGAGGCCGCCGCGCTCGTCACCGGCGCGACGGTCGACGCGGCCCGCGCGGTCTGGGAGGGCACCCACCAGCACGCGGTCAACATCTCCGGCGGCCTGCACCACGCGATGCGCGACCGGGCCAGCGGCTTCTGCGTCTACGACGACCCCGCCGTCGCGATCGCCTGGCTGCTGTCGGCGGGCGCCCAGCGGGTGGCCTACGTCGACGTCGACGTGCACCACGGCGACGGCGTCGAGGCGGCCTTCTACGACGACCCGCGCGTCCTCACTGTGTCGCTGCACGAGAGCGGCCGGACGCTGTTCCCCGGCAGCGGCTGGGCCGACCAGGTCGGCGGGCCGGCGGCCGTGGGGTCCAACGTCAACGTCGCGCTGCCCGCCGGCACCGACGACCCGGGCTGGCTGTCGGCCTTCAGCGCCGTCGTCCCGCCGGTCCTGCGCGCCTTCGACCCGCAGGTGCTCGTGACCCAGCACGGCTGCGACACCCACTCGCTCGACCCGCTCGCGCACCTCGAGATGTCGGTCGACGGGCAGCGGGCCGCCTACGGCGCGCTGCACCGCCTGGCCCACGAGCTGTGCGGCGGGCGGTGGGTAGCGCTCGGCGGTGGCGGCTACGAGCCGGTGCAGGTCGTCCCGCGCGCCTGGACCCACCTGCTCGCCGAGGTCACCGGTGCGCCGGTCGACGGGGCCACACCGCTCGACTGGCGCGACCTGGCGCAGACCCGCGGCGGTGAGCTCGCCCCGACCAGCCTCACCGACGGTCGCGACGTGAGCTGGCCGGTGTGGTCCGACGGCGACAGCGCGGTGGACCGCGCGATCCGCGAGACGGTCCGCCACGCCTTCCCGGCGATGGGGATCGGGTGA
- a CDS encoding helix-turn-helix domain-containing protein, translated as MSSPNGVSNLSEVRFLTVAEVAAVMRVSKMTVYRLVHAGELSAVRVGRSFRVPERAVHDYLQGAFTEAG; from the coding sequence GTGAGCAGTCCCAACGGCGTGAGCAACCTGAGCGAGGTGCGCTTCCTCACCGTGGCCGAGGTGGCCGCCGTGATGCGCGTGTCCAAGATGACCGTCTACCGGCTGGTGCACGCGGGCGAGCTGTCCGCCGTGCGCGTGGGCCGCTCCTTCCGGGTCCCCGAGCGGGCCGTGCACGACTACCTGCAGGGCGCGTTCACCGAAGCAGGCTGA
- a CDS encoding NAD-dependent epimerase/dehydratase family protein produces MDGPRVVLVTGVSRYLGARLAGTLAADPSIERVIGVDTVAPRPEATAALGRTEFVRADIRNPLIAKVIAQGQVDTVVHMNVIATPLGAGGRTAMKEINVIGTMQLLAACQKAPSVRKLVVKSTTAIYGSSPRDPALFTEDVEPRALPKAGYAKDAVEVEGYVRGFGRRRPDVALSLLRFTNFIGPAIDTPLTRYFALPVVPTVLGFDPRIQLCHEDDGIEVLRRMTLEDHRGIFNVGGPGVLLLSQAIRRTGRPSLPVPSPLVSVVAQTFRRAGLVDFSPEQMRYLEHGRVADVSRLTAELGWAPRRTIDAFDDYVETRAAGRLLRPETAGYVEERLLDLVHRGASRAGGSKETVGA; encoded by the coding sequence ATGGACGGTCCGCGCGTGGTCCTCGTGACCGGCGTCAGCCGCTACCTGGGGGCCCGGCTGGCCGGCACGCTCGCCGCCGACCCCTCCATCGAGCGGGTCATCGGCGTGGACACCGTCGCGCCGCGCCCCGAGGCGACCGCGGCGCTCGGCCGCACCGAGTTCGTCCGCGCCGACATCCGCAACCCGCTCATCGCGAAGGTCATCGCGCAGGGCCAGGTCGACACGGTCGTCCACATGAACGTCATCGCCACGCCGCTCGGAGCCGGCGGCCGCACGGCGATGAAGGAGATCAACGTCATCGGGACGATGCAGCTGCTGGCCGCGTGCCAGAAGGCGCCGTCAGTCCGCAAGCTCGTCGTGAAGTCGACCACCGCCATCTACGGCTCCTCGCCGCGCGACCCGGCGCTGTTCACCGAGGACGTCGAGCCGCGGGCGCTGCCCAAGGCCGGCTACGCCAAGGACGCCGTCGAGGTCGAGGGCTACGTCCGCGGCTTCGGTCGCCGCCGCCCCGACGTCGCGCTGTCGCTGCTGCGCTTCACCAACTTCATCGGGCCGGCGATCGACACCCCGCTCACCCGCTACTTCGCGCTGCCGGTCGTCCCGACCGTGCTCGGCTTCGACCCGCGCATCCAGCTGTGCCACGAGGACGACGGCATCGAGGTCCTGCGCCGGATGACGCTCGAGGACCACCGCGGCATCTTCAACGTCGGCGGCCCCGGCGTCCTCCTGCTGTCGCAGGCGATCCGCCGCACCGGCCGGCCGTCGCTGCCGGTCCCGTCTCCGCTGGTGTCGGTGGTCGCGCAGACCTTCCGCCGGGCCGGCCTCGTCGACTTCAGCCCCGAGCAGATGCGCTACCTCGAGCACGGCCGCGTCGCCGACGTCAGCCGGCTGACCGCCGAGCTCGGGTGGGCGCCGCGTCGCACGATCGACGCCTTCGACGACTACGTCGAGACGCGCGCGGCCGGCCGGCTGCTGCGCCCCGAGACCGCGGGCTACGTCGAGGAGCGCCTCCTCGACCTCGTCCACCGCGGCGCGAGCCGCGCAGGTGGCAGCAAGGAGACCGTCGGTGCCTGA